GGAaggctggtctgcagctcccactgCTCAGGCCACTGAATGGGTAGGAGCAACCACTGACTGGTCTTAAGCTGTTCTTGCACAGGCTCTTAAGCAACATGGAAAAATGGTCgatggaaaataaacatcagtttctaaaaaaaaaaaaaaaaaaacttattgtatattttcaagtaGCCAGAAGAgtagattttgaatgttcccaacaccaaaaaaaggaaatttttgagATGGTGAATATACTAATTActatgatttgatcattacacattgtatgagTATAAAAATATCACAATTTACCTcattaatatgtacaattatctatcaacttaaaatagaaaagcaaacaatgaaaaaagaatacttcaacaaaaaaaataaatcaatatagtACACTATATTAATAGAATTCAGGGGAGAAAAGCACATGATCAACTCAACTAATGCAGAAAAACACCTGACAAAAATTCAACCACCTTTCACGATAAAAAACACTCAATAtattaggaatagaaggaaacttcctcaaaatgataaaggtcatatatgaaaaacccacagctaacatcatactccaAACACCTTTgcatatatggtcaactgatttttgacaagagtgccaagaccattcaatggtgAAAAGACAGTATGAAACCTTTTCCTCTACAATCATTAACAAGACAAGGCTGCCTGCTTTCACTATTTCAATTGAACATAGGATTAGAAATTCTAGCCAGAGCATTTAGGCAAGAAAAAGCACAAAAGTAATCTAAATTGTAAAGGAAAAGGATAATTAATTATCACTGTTCACAGAGAGCAAGATCTTTtatgtagaaaaccctgaagattgtgcaagtgcacacacacacacacacacaactttagAGCTAATGAATTCAGCAatgttgcaggatataaaatcaacccaCAAAAATCAGTTGCGTATCTATATACTGGCAATAAATagtctgaaaagaaaattaagaaaaacactCAACTTACAATAATATCAAAAAGAATAAGTTGAGCTCCTGCATAGTCAAAAGTCCACATACAAAATTTGACTCCCCAAAAGCTTAAGTACTAATTGCCTACAGTTGACCGGATAACGTATCTATAACAACCTgtcaattaatacatattttatgttatatgtattatatactatagtCTTAGAATAAAGTaagatagagaaaagaaagtgatattttaaaaatcagaaggagTCTCAACAATGTCTGGATAATtacaaaaagagggaaagaaaaaataagaacaaagtaaaatcataaggaagaaaaaatatatttgcaattcaTTAAGTGGAATGGATTATCATCAAAGTCatcatccttgtcatcttcacattgagtaggctgaagaggaggaggaggagaaaagattcgtcttgctgtctcaggggtagcaCAGGTAGAAAAGGTAGAGGAggtagaaggggaggcaggagaggcaggcacacttggtGTAACTTTTATTGCAAAAACTGAGTATAAATGAACCTTGCAACTCAAATCTATGTTGTTTAAGGGTAAACTGTACTTAGGAATAGATTTAACTAAGGAGGGAAAGATGGgtacattgaaaactacaaaacatgacTGAAAGAAACCGAAGAAGATAAATTAATGGAAAGACATTTCCATTTTATCTTAATATTGTGAAGAGGACAAAAccacccaaaacaatctacagattcagtgaaattcctgtcaaaataccaatagcatgttttgtagaaatagaaaaattgattCTAAAAGTTATAGGAAATCTCAGGAGATTCTAAATAACCAAAAcatcttgaaaaataacaaaattggaaGATTCAcatttcctaatttcaaaacttactacaaagctacagtattcAAAAAAAAGTGATACTGGCATAAGGACAgctatataaaccaatggaaaagaacagaaagcccagaaataatccCAGAAATACGGGGTCAAATGATCTTCagcaagggtgccaagaccactTAATGGAGAAAGGACATTCTCCTTAACGAatggtgctagaaaaactgaatatTCTCATGCAAACAAGTAAAGTTGGATCGTTACATCATACTTTTTTAAACTCAAAACGAGTCAAAGATCTAAAGTTAAAAGCTAAAACaataaactattagaaaaaatgggaaaatctTCACGAGATTGGATTTGACAACGATTTCTTGGATACAACACCAACAACACagtcaacaaaagtaaaaattaaagaacCGTTCTTTTaatgaaagtttaaaactttttgcatcaaaggacacaatcaatagagtgaaaagacaacccacagaatgccagaaaatatttgcaaatgacatatctgataagggatttgtatccagaataaaCAGCTCCTAAAACtcaatgacaaaaacaaacaactcagtTTAAAAAGGAGTATTACCAAACGCTGAGCCGCCGTGCAGCTAGGTTGCCACGTGGAAGCCGAAGCCACACCTCCTGCAGGGCCCCTCCCACCAGCCGGGCACCTCAGATGAGCGCTACACCCAGGCCAGCCCCAGCAGCTCAGCCGCCAACAGTGGCACCCCCATCTTCAGTTGGTTCTCCTGCTCCTGCGCCCCGGCAGCCAAGTCTGATGGCCCAAATGGCAACCACTGCAGCTGGCGTGGCTGTAGGCGCTGCTGTGGGGCACACACTGGGTTATGCCCTCACTGGGAGCTTTAGTGGAGGAAGTAATGGAGAGCCTGCAAAACCTGACATCACTTACCGGCAGCCTCAGGGAACCTGGccagcacagcagcagcagccttgTTTCCATGAGATCAAACAGTTTTTGGAGTGTGCCCAGAACCAGGGTGACATCAACAAGCTCTGTGGGGCTTTCAATGAGGTTCTCAAACAGTGCAGACTTGCAAACAGATAGGCCTAATCAAGAAGTTCAAATTGGAGAAATGGAAAATCAGCTCTGATAACCAAGTTAATtcactattaaaatataattgatagTGAAGGTATAAAGTATAACCATCAGTTAGACCTCTTGTGTCATCTATAGCTTCCTTGCTTCAGAATTGAAATGGAAGAGGGTGTTCTAACTGTGTAGAATTTCATTAAGATGGTGT
The Symphalangus syndactylus isolate Jambi chromosome 7, NHGRI_mSymSyn1-v2.1_pri, whole genome shotgun sequence genome window above contains:
- the LOC129485741 gene encoding coiled-coil-helix-coiled-coil-helix domain-containing protein 2-like produces the protein MVLEKLNILMQTSKFKKEYYQTLSRRAARLPRGSRSHTSCRAPPTSRAPQMSATPRPAPAAQPPTVAPPSSVGSPAPAPRQPSLMAQMATTAAGVAVGAAVGHTLGYALTGSFSGGSNGEPAKPDITYRQPQGTWPAQQQQPCFHEIKQFLECAQNQGDINKLCGAFNEVLKQCRLANR